The nucleotide sequence AACACAATCAGACGATCTCTCCTTTTTCTTCATTATCTGCAAATGTAAACTTGAGAACTGCGGACTATAATAAAAGAAACTCATACGATATTAACGATAGGGCAGAAACTAACTCCAATTCAAAGCTATCTTACAATTATAAACACCCTGAAAATCTGTTTACTTTCAGTACCAATGCTCAGTTGGCTCAAAACTTTACAAACTACTCTACCAGTCTTAGTGGCCCCACGGCTAATTTCAGGTTAAAAACATTTTCTCCATTTCAGGGTAATTCCACAACCGGAGGTCAAAGCTGGTATGAAACCATTAGCTTAAGTTACGATAATTCACTCCGGTCTCGCTTTAACTTTGATCCGATTGATGCGGACAGCTCCGAAATTTCTTTCTTTGATGCTCTGATGGATCCCGATTTATATGAAGAAGCAACCGGGAACGACAATTATATCCAGGCCGGATTTCAACAATCAGCCGGGCTGCAGATAGGCCAAGTAATCCCAAGCCAGTTTTTGAATATTTCCGCAGGCTTAAATATGAATGAATACTGGTATCCGTCGTCAACCAGAAAGTCATGGAATGCTGATTCAAACCGGGTTGAAACGGAAAAAGTTTATGGGTTTAAAGCAGCCCGGGACTTTAGCACCAGCATGAATTTTGGAACTACGTTTTATGGAATTTCAAACATGAAAATAGGAAACTTTGAAGGAGTTCGGCATACGGTGCGCCCTTCTATTGGTTTTAGTTACCGGCCGGATTTCAGCAAGGAAAAGTGGGGATATTACAGAACGGTACAAACGGATAGTTTGGAAAACACACGACAATACTCAATTTTTGAGAATGAGATTTTCAGAGGTCCGGGAAGAGGAGAACAACGGTCACTTAATTTCTCTGTCAGAAATGTATTTGAAACAAAGATGGTAAAGCGAGACAGCACCGGCGAAGTGTCAGAAAATAATATTCGATTTATTGACAACCTTTCTTTGAGTTCATCATATAATTTTGCGGCCGATAGCTTGAAGCTCAGTTCATTAAATACAAGCATAAGTTCCAGTGCGATTCCGGGATTAAATCTGAGAGCTTCTGCTGACTTTTCATTCTATCAATTTGACTCTACGGGAAGAGAATATGACAGGTTTTTTATTGAAGATGGGAAAAAGCTGGCTCAAATGAGATCATTCTCGGTCAATGCAAGTACCTCGTTCAGGGGAGGGAATGGAATTAAGGTATACACCCCTGAGTATCGCCGAAGGTATGATCCCTATAACCAATCTACATTTCATCCTGTTGATTCCCGGTTTGGATATGAGCCGATTCCACCGGTAAATTCTCCCTGGAGTGTATCATTGAATTTCAGTTATAGTTGGCGTTATCGCTTTGGGGAAAAGCCAGAAAAGAGAGCAACTTTACGTGCTTCAAGCATATCTTTCAATTTAACTCCAAAATGGCGTTTTAACACAGATGTAGGGTATGATTTTATAGAAAGTGAGTTTACGCCATCCCAATTTTCACTTACCCGGAATCTGGAGTGTTGGGATCTTTCATTCCAGATTAATCCTTTTGGAGAGTTTCAGTATTATTTCTTTCGCCTGAGCGTGAATAGCTCTCAAATTCAGAGCTTATTCCAGAAACTTCCTGTCCTCAAAAATCTGGAGAGAAGCTCAAGCCCATCTGGGGCAGGGCGAAGGGGTGGATCGGGCAGAAGAGGCTTTGGTGGTATAAATTAACTAAAGTGAATCCCGCCCAATACCGGCCAGATACTTTACTACATATTTTCCGATAATATCGAATTCAAGGTTTACGGCATCGCCCACACTTTTGTCTTTTAAGTTAGTATGATTCCATGTGTAAGGAATAATGGCCACAACAAAAGAGTTCCCTGTATCACGGGCAACGGTCATACTAATTCCTTCTATGGTTACACTGCCGCGCCCCACAATCATATTTTTAAATTCTTCAGGATATTCAATAGTTAGTAACCAGCCTGTCTTTTCTTTTTCTATTTCTGTTACTATGCCGGCTATATCCACATGTCCCTGAACAAGATGACCTTCAATACCGCCCTGCAAAGAAAGTGAGCGTTCCAGATTAACAGGGCTGCCTTGTTCGAGCGCTCCAAGGGATGTTTTTCGCAAGGTTTCTTCAACGCTTTGTACAGTAAAAGTTTTTTTATCAAAAGCAGTTACGGTATGGCAAGCTCCGTTAATGGAAATGCTTTCGTCTTCATGGCAGCTGTCTGCAAAGGAACAGGCAATTTTCATCTCCTGTCCGCCAGCATTTAAAGATTTGATATCAACAACTTTCCCAACTTCTTGTACAATTCCTGTAAACATATTTTTAGAAATATCCGGTTAATAACATATCATTTCCAACTTGGGTCCATTTAACCTCTTTAAGTTCGGCAATTTCTTTCATTTTATCGATACCAATATTTATCAACGACCGTGTTCCTGCACCCAACAATTTTGGAGCAATAAATAATTCAAGTTTATCTACCAAACCCTGACGTATTAAAGCGGAGGATAATTGCTGGCCGCCTTCTACTAAAATGGATGAAATTCCTTTTTCACCTAATAGTTTTAACGCCTGTCTAAGGTCAGCATGGCCGTCAACCTTAGAAACCTGGAGTACTTCTCCGCGAAAATAATTTTGCTGCATCACCTTTAACATAGGGTCTGCATCAGTGGCTGAGGCCTCTTTATTCCATGTAATAATGGTGGTTTTCTCTTCGAATTTGTCGGAAAAAAGGTTCAACTCTTTAGGTAATTCATAAGGGCCGTCAATTACGATACGCTGCGGTTGCCGGCCGGAAACATGCCGGACAGTGAGGCTCGGATTATCAACCATAACGGTAGTTCTGCCTACCAATACGGCATCATATTCAGTGCGCCATTTGTGGACCAATTTTCGAGATTGTTTTCCGGTTATCCATTGCGATTCACCATCAGCAGCAGCGAGAAAACCATCAGCAGTTTGTGCCATTTTAAGAGTGATGAAGGGACGGCCAAAAGTCTGGTGATGAATAAAAAACTCGTTGAGTTCCTCTGCTTCATGTTTCAAAACCCCGACTTCCACCTCAATACCTTTGTTTCGAAGATGAAGGATGCCTTTTCCATTTACCGCCGGATTTGGGTCAGGCATTGCAACGATTACTTTTTTTATTGGAAGCTTACCCAACATTTCTGCACAAGGCGGTGTTTTTCCGTAATGAGAGCACGGTTCAAGCGTAACATATACTGAGGCATCCTTGAGTTCTTTTCTATTCTGAACAGACTCTACAGCATTGACTTCAGCATGAGCTTTTCCAAAGCTTTTATGATATCCTTCTCCAATTTTTTCACCTTCCTTAGAGACAATAACACACCCTACCATAGGATTTGGGGATACGTATCCCTTTCCTTTCTTGGCAAGCGTGAGTGCCTGTTGCATCCAATAGCTGTCAGAGGGTGTATTTGAAGAAGCCATAGACTAAATCTACACTTTTTGTTATTACTTGTATATCAGATATAACAAAAAAGGGTGAGAAGAAACCCCTCACCCTCAGTATCTAAAACGATGTGTTTATTTTATCGAAGTAAACGAGATCGGTTGTCTACAATTTTAGCATTTTTCCGAAGTTGTTCTAACCAAACAGAAGAAAACTCTTGAGACTTACGTTGCTCTAAGCGCTGTCTGATATCTCTGCGTGTTTGTTGATCAAGATTGGCAATATCAGCTTCCATTTTATCTAAAACTTCGACTACAAAAGCAGCACTGTTACCGGTTAAAACATCGGAAGTTTCGCCTTCGTTAAGGGCAAAGATTGCTCCAATAATCATCGGTTCACGTCCGGCTCCGGAAAGCACAGTGGCACTGGCTCTCAAATTGCTTTCATTTTGAATTTCTTTGTCAGCTGCTTCAGCTAGAGCTTCCAGAGTTTGGTTTTGCTGAAGCAGTTCTTGAACCTGTTCTTTAATTAATTCCTTGCGGCGTTCAATTTTTACCATGTTTTCAACTTGAGACCGCACTTCATCAAGTGGCCGATAGCCTTCCGGAGTCACTTCCAAAACTTCTAGAACTACAAAATCAGAATTTAATTCAAGTATATCTGAAATATCACCTTCGTCGGCTGATTCCAGGAAGTTCATAATTTGTTGACTGCTTCCAAGACCTGAGATAAAGTTATTCCCTTTGGTAGCAAAGGCTTCTTTCACTTCCAAATCCCGTGCTTCAGCTTCTTCGGCAAAACCGGTTTCTTCTGAAGCGAAAAACTCAAAGTCAGCGGCATTGTCATTTGCTTCATCAATGGTAGAAGGAAGAGCTTGGATATTATAGCTCATAATCTGAAATTTTATCTCGTTTCCACGCTGAGCCTCTTTTTTCAAAATGGCTGCCTGATTTGATGTAAGTATCACATCTGAAACTTCACCAACGTTTAAATCGACTGCTGCCTGGTATTCTTCTCGAATGTCAGCACTATTTACAAATGAAGAGCGATAATTGGTTGTTGAGGCTTGCCTTACCAAAAATAGCGAGTCATTTTCAGCATTTTCAAAAGCTGTTTTGAGTTCCCTAACATCCTCAATAATCTGAGCAGTATCCGCCGCAGTGGGTAATTTGCTGAAAGTTACATATCTGAAGCGATAGCTTTCTTCCCTGGTGTAACGTTCTTTGTTGTCATTGTAATAATTACGCAGTTCGCGATCAGAAATCTCAAGTTCCTGCTCAGTAACTTCACTGTATGGAAAGCGAATGTAATTTACGTTAGCTGTGCTGTTGTTTTTGATAAACTCTTGCTCAACCTCTGATTCAGTTACTTGAAGGCCTGCAGAAATATAATTATTTAATTTTTGCTGGCGGCGTTGCTCACGCAATTGAAGCTCAAGGGCTACAGCTTGTTGAGAAAACTCACTGGAAGAAAGAACCTGTTGGATGGCTTCACGATCAATAGTTCCGTCTTCACGAGTAAAATTTTGTCGGATAATGGGGGCGGGATTGTCACCGAAAACCATATCCAGCACTTCTTGATCTGAAACAGTAATTCCTAACTCATCCATTTTTTGGTTCAGTAATCTGGAATTAACCAATTCTTCCCAAGCCTGATTCTCATAATTAGCCCTCATTTCGGCAGTCATGGAGTTGCCGGTTTGCTGGCTGTACGCATTCGTATAGTATTGGACACGGCTTTGATATTCTTCATTCGAAATCTTTTCACCATTTACACTGCCTAAAGCGTTTGGCCCGGCTTGCATTGCGTCAAAAAAGTTAACATCTGCCAAAACCCACAAAAGGCCAAAAGAACCTATCAGCACCCATAGGATAAATCCGGTGCTATTTCTCATTTTTTCCATTACACCCATAAAAGGTTACCTCTAAAAAAACATTTATAAATTGCGATTTGGATACTGCCGGTGTCTGTTTTGAACCTTTGACAGTAAGCTTGGAAATATAAGCGAATACCCAAGGAATTGAAAGAAATTAAAACCAATCTCAGGTTAAAATACCTCAATCAGGCGCATGTGCTTTAAGTACTTGCCGGGATCATTGTTAATATTCTTAATCAGCTTGTTAAGATTAACTGAAAGGCTGTCGATATTATTATATAAAGACGAGTCATTTACCATTTTTCCAAGGGTTCCCTCCCCGTCGTTAATTTTTGTTAGTACTTCACTTAAAGTGAGGTTGGTTTCATTTAAGCCTCGGCTTAAAGTTTCTAATTCCGCACTTGTAGCTTCCAGGTTATTTATGAGTGAAGTGAGCTGCTCTTTATTTTCTGCACTGAGATCATTAAGATTTTCCAGAGTGCTTTTTGCGTCCAATATCATTTGGTCTAAATCACTTTGTCTTTTTTGGATGAGTTCGTTGAGCGAACCGGTAGTTGATTCCAAATTGCGGACAATACCGGAGATGTTTTCTTTGTTCTCCTCATTAAGGGTTTCATTTAGGCTGCCGACCAACTGTTCAACTCCACGAATTGATGCAGAGATATCATTACTGATTTTTTCACCTTCTTCAGCAAAAGTATCCATCATCCCTTGCTCAAAAACGCCTTTTATGGCTCCTTGATTTGGCACCATTTCTTCTGAATCAGACTTTTCAATTTCAATAAACTTTCCTCCGAGAACTCCACTCGACTTCAAAACTGCAATGGAGCCTTTAGGTATCCGGTAGCCTTCTTCAATATTCAGGGTCACTAATGTAGAATCGGAAGCGAGGAGGTCCATTTCTTTAACTGTACCGATTTTGAACCCCTTTACATTTACCACATTTCCGGGAATAAGCCCATACACTTGATCGAATTTGGTATATACCACTGTGGAAGACCTGAAAAGCGGTATGTCTTTCATAATATTATAGCCTACAAAGGCTACGATGGTAGCCACTAATATGGTAAGCCCAATTTTAAGTTCGTTCGAAACTTTTGCCAAAACAGATCTCCTATGCAGTTTAAGAATTTATTTGATATTCACTTGCTGTGATGAATTCGAGCAGATTCTGGTTGTCACTATGCTTCATGTCATCGGTTTTCCCAACCCAGCTGAGTTTTTGGTCATCCAAAAAAGCCACCTTATCAGATATCGCTAAAACGCTGTGCATGTCGTGAGTGATTACAATGGAAGTAATATCGAGGTTATCGGCCATAGTCATAATCAGTTCATTTATCTCTTCGGAAGTTTTGGGATCGAGCCCGGATGTAGGTTCATCATACAAAAGATAGTCTGGTTTCAAAATAATGGCGCGTGCTAATCCGACTCGTTTTCTCATCCCACCGGAAAGTTCTGAAGTTGATTTGTCTCCAGCTTCTTTAAGATTTACCATTTCTAACGCTTCATTTACATTATGGGTAATCTCCTCCTCCCCTTGCTCAGTAAAATATCGTAAGGGAAAGGCCACATTTTCAAAAGTGCTGATGGAATCGAAGAGGGCCCCGCCTTGAAACAAGATGCCAAAACGTTGTCGAACCTTTCTGAGTTCAGAATAACTAAGCTCAAATACACACTTTCCGTCAATCAATACTTCCCCTTCATCAGGGTATAATAAAGCATTCAGGTGTTTTAGCAATACTGATTTCCCGCAACCGGATTTACCGATTACAGCTGTAGTTTCTCCATCGTGGATATCAAAAGAAACATCTTTCCAAACAAGCAACTCGCCAAAACTTTTTGTCAGGTTTTTAATCTCAATCATGGGTTATAGCAATATAGCGGCTAGTGCAAAATCAGCTAAAAGTACAAAGATACAACTTAATACTGTTGCTTGTGTAGTAGCGTTCCCCACTCCTTCGGCGCCCCCAAAAGCATAATAACCTTTGTAACAGGCTATGGAAGTGATTACAAATCCGAATACGATAGATTTTATATAACCGAAAATAATATCTGATTCAAAAAAGAAAGCGCGTGCCCCTTCCATAAATTCAGCTGCAGGTAGAATGCCATCTAAAGCCCCTGCAGAAACTCCCCCTATAATTCCAAAAACCGCAGCAGTGGTATACAAAATTGGAAACATTAACAGACCGGCTAATATTCGCGGAACCACCAGGAAAGAAACAGAATTAAACCCCATAGATTCAAGTGCATCAATTTGTTCACTTACACGCATGGTGCCAAGCTCTGTTGAAATTCGTGCCCCAACTTTTCCGGATAAGACAAGGGCACTGATTACCGCGGCGAGCTCGATAACAATAGATTGGGCAACAATAGAGCCAATTATTGTACTTGGATATATATCAGTATCTAATTGATAGGCAGTTTGTAACGTCAAAACAGCCCCGGTAAAAATACCTGTCAGAAAGATAATAGGGATAGATTCATAGCCGACCTTTACAAATTCCTGAAACAGATTTTTGCGATAGGTGCTGAATTCTGTAGACGAACGTAATGCCTGATATAATAGAAGGGCGTAATTGCCAAATTGTTTTAATCCGGCAGCCCCAGGTAAATTGGTAATCATTTCTTAATTAATAATCTTGACGTATTGCCGAAGCATTTGATTATATTACAAAACATTTTTGCCAATTGTGATTTATAAATAGTTAATAAGTTCAGCGGTTGCCATCGGTTGCCGATAATTTTCCAACAACTGAACTTACGACAGCCAGGTTAAATACATCAAGTGTTTTAATCATTTTCTTTTTGAACAACATCGTGGTAATCGAAAGGGTTCAGATAAGGTTGTTCAGGGTGATTAACTAGCAACAAAAAAGATTAGAACACAGAGAGATTTTAAGGCTTCTTGGTTAGTTTAAGATGCCGGATCTAATATTTTAAAAATGTTGTTTAATCTCAGCAGGAACTGATATCAAATTTGGGAGGAATTACGATATTTAGCTTTAAAGTAAAGCTGCTTTAATTACCTTTCACCCATACTTTAGTTTATAATTATTTAAAAGTAATTCATCATATGATCAGATATATAACAGCCGGAGAATCGCATGGGCCGGGACTCACTGGAATTGTAGAAGGCGTGCCGGCGGGGCTCCCTCTTACGGAAGAAGATATTGCCGTTCATTTAGTGCGTCGTCAACAAGGTTATGGCCGAGGTGGGCGTATGGCTTTTGAGAAAGATTTTGCAACCATCAGCTCCGGACTTCGCTTTGGTAAAACAATGGGTGGGCCTATTGCTATGAACATGCCTAATCGTGCTTTTGAAAAGGATGATGCAGGTTGGCCAACTGTGATGAATAAAGAAATTGAAGCTGAAGGGATTGAAAAAATCACACTCCCCAGGCCGGGGCATGCGGATCTTGTAGGGGCCCAAAAATATAATTTCGATGATATCCGTCCGGTGATTGAACGATCAAGTGCCCGGGAAACAGCTATGCGTGTAGCGTGCTGCAGTATAGCACGGAAGTTTCTAAAGCATTTTGGAATTCAAATTGGCGGGCATGTATTACGAATTGGGTCAGTAGGATTCGACAGTTGGGAAAAAGTAAGAGCGCTTACCGACCCCCTGGCCGAACAAGGTGCTGAGAAGATTTACCAAGCAGCGGATGAATCTGATGTTCGGTGTTTGGATGAAAAGCTTTCGGCAGAAATGAGAGAAGAAATTAAAAAGCGCAGAAAAGAAGGCTCTTCGCTCGGTGGTATTTATGAAATTGTGATTACAGGGTTGCCGGTTGGGCTGGGAAGTTATGTTCACTGGGATAGAAAATTAGACGGCATGCTGGCTCAGGCTATCATGAGTACACAAGCGATGAAGGGTGTGGAAATTGGGCTTGGATTTGAGTCGGGACACAAGCCGGGGCATGAAGTTCATGATGAAATAACTCATGAAAAAAATAAATTTAGCCGAAGAACCAACCGTATGGGAGGCATTGAAGGTGGTATGAGTACAGGAATGCCTATTATAATCCGAGGTGTTATGAAGCCGATTCCTACTATGCTGAATCCACTGCGTACTGTGGATATGCAAACAAAAGAAGAAACCGAAACCCGCTATGAACGTTCTGATGTTTGTGCTTTACCCCGTGCAGTAGTTGTTGCAGAAAGTGTTGTAGCCCCGATAATAGCGAACGCTTTCTTAGAGAAATTTGGCGGAGATTCGATTCAGGAAATTGAAGCAAATTTTAAAACTAATACACAATGAGTTCCAGGATTTCAACGTTGGCAAAGGCGGTAAAAGAACATCCGGAAGATTCTTTCTACAAGTTTACTTTGGCACTGGAAATGTTGAAAATAAGTCAACCTGAAAAAGCGAGGGTTTTATTTGAGTCTATCAGACAGGATGATCCTGAATATGTAGGCGTATATTATCATTTAGCTAAACTTTATATTGAATTGGGAGAGAACAAAAAGGCATTGGGTTCCTATAAAGAGGGGATTAAAATGGCTGAAAATCAGAACGATCAGCATACAAAGTCAGAATTATCAGCGGCTCTGTTGAACCTTGAAATTGAAATGGCAGATTAGTTATGAATAAAATATTCAGTTTTTTAAAAAAATTAGCTCCGGTTGCGATTATAATGTTTTTTTTGCTGAGCACAAATATAATGGGTCAGGAAAAAGCCACATATTTGGTGAAGCAAGGGGATACCTTATATGGAATTTCAAAAAAACTGGATGTAACAATTGCTGAACTTAAACAATGGAATAACATTTCCGGTAATGAAATAGAATTAGGGCAAGAGTTGATCTATTATCTTCGTGATGAAAGCGTTCGAAATGAAGAGTTGCCTGAAGAACCATCCAATCCTTTAGTAACTAATTCGTCCGGCAATCAAAATGTAATTTATGTTGTAAAAAGCGGGGATACCTTATTTAGGATAGCCCGGACGCATAACATGAGCCTTGAAGAACTAAAAAGCCTGAACAACCTGACGGATAATAATATTCGCATCGGGCAAGAGCTCGCCGTGAAGAAATTAAATGAAGCCCCTCCTTCAGTTGCGCGATTTTCCGAAGAATCTTCACCACAAGGTGTTTTTTCAGTTTATGAGGTGAAAAGGGGAGATTCATTTGCAGAACTTCTTACCCGTTTTAAAATGACTGAAGATGAATTTAAAAAACTCAATCCGGAATTAAACTCTGGCAGGCTACCGACAGGCCAGGATGTGACGGTTCTCTTGCCTCCATCGCGAAACTATGAGAATCCCTATTTGCAAAAGGCAAACTTACAAGACTTAGGTGAAGTTCGGGTTAACCGTTATGATGATTCTGAATTTGGCGAGACGACCACAAATGGCGAGTTATATGATCCTGAAGCACTGACTGCCGCGCATTCTAATATTGCCTTGGGGAGCATTATCTTTGTGGAAAACGTGCAAACCGGAAATGGTGTGTATGTTAGAATAAATGATCGAATTACCGGGGCAGGATTGAAACTTTCGCATAGAGCATTTAGTACACTTCGACTCAATCAGGCTACTCAGCCGGCGGTAACTATTTACACAGAAGTGAATGACTAACCACGTTAAAAAATATTTTGAGAACACAAATACCTTACTCTACAGCTTCCTGGTAAGCTTGCCGTTATTTTTGTTATATGAATTATTAATTATCATTTCCCAGCCTTCCGGAGAAGCCATTGTTCGCATAAGTGTAGATGTGTGGATCAAAACGCTTTTTGCTTATCTCGGAGTAAATGCTGTTTCATTTTCACTGCTGTTGGTAGCGATTATTGGACTTTTTATCCTATATAAAGAACGGCACCGTTTGAAAGAGCTTCAATTCACCTACTTTCCGGTATTGATTTTAGAAGCTACCGTTTATGCAATAGTAGTTGCAATAATTAGCCAGTCGATGGTGTCATTTATTCTTAATATGGCAGCTTCAGACCCTATCAATAGCTTATCGATGGCTCAAAAAATTGCATTATCGTTGGGGGCAGGTTTGTATGAGGAACTGTTTTTTAGGGTTATACTTGTAACATTGTTCATACTCGCTTTTTCCAAACTGTTGGGTAAAAAATGGGCAGGAATTACAGCAGCAGTAGTGCTTTCAGCGCTGTTATTTTCAGCCGTTCACTACATTGGTTCGATGGGCGATGCTTTTACGCTCGGGTCATTTCTTTACAGGTTTTTATTTGGTATAATACTTAATGGAATATATGTTTGGAGAGGATTTGGTGTAGCTGCATGGACCCATGCAATTTATGATATAATGGTGATCGTCTTTCTATCATAAAAGGTATTTATTAACGGGTTGATCAATAGAATCTATTTAACATTAAAGTATTATAGCAGTAATATTTAATAGATTGATATCGTCCAAGTAACAAAGCAGTTAACACGTATCGGTAAAGAAGGGATGGGTAAATGTCTCAATTAACGAGAGATGAAATAAAAAAACAGAAGGATTTTGATAAAGAGATTATCCCTCATATGGATGCGTTGTATAACTTTGCCCTTAGGTTAACAACGGACCCCAATGATGCAGAAGATCTTGTTCAGGATACTATTGTAAAAGCATACCGGTTCTTCAGCAGCTATGAAAAGGGGACAAATGCCAAGGCATGGATGTTTAGGATTCTTAAGAATTCATTCATCAATAATTATCGAAAAACCTCAAAAAAACCATCTCAGGTAGATTACGATGAGGTTTCCTCCTATTATGAATCTATTCGGGCAGAAAGAACAGAGACTTCTGACCTGGAAAACCTGATGTTTCGGGAGATGATGGATGATGACCTGTCGACGGCTTTGAAACGTTTGCCTGAAGATTTTCGAACGGTAGTTTTATTATGTGATGTTGAAGGGTACACCTATGAAGAAATCGCTAATATGCTTGATGTACCTATTGGAACCATACGATCAAGGCTACATCGTGGACGGAATTTACTTAAAACGGAATTATTGGAATACGCTAAGAAGAGAGGCTACACCGGAGACTGATCAACCATGGGATACACTGTTTCTTCATTTTTTTGAACTTTAAGTGTAATCCGTACGGTTGTTCCTTCATTGAGTTCAGAGCGTAAAACAAAAACACTTCCCTTGTGATATTCCTCGATAATACGTTTGGTAAGGCTGAGTCCTAATCCCCACCCTCTCTTTTTTGTACTAAAGCCTGGCTTGAAGATATTTTTAACGTTTTTGATATCAATTCCGGTTCCTGAATCCTCAATGTCAATTATTACCTCTCCTTCCTGTACTTTTGAGGAGATTGAGATATATGAATCGCCTTCTATATCCCGAAGCGAATCCATTGCATTTTTGACCAGGTTTTCAACAGCCCATTGCAGGAGCTCGGGATTAGCACGAACTGTTGCTTGGGCATTTAGGTTTTTACGCACTTCAATGGCTTTGCCAAGTCGCGGTAATCTTCGCTCCATATACACCATAACCTGCTCCAAAACAGGACCTATTTGTAATTTCCTGAGTTCAGGTTCGGAACCTATTTTTCCAAAACGTTCAGCAACACCGCGTAACCGCTGAATATCTCTCTCAATTTCATTGGCAATATTAACAGCGGTTTCTTCATAGCGATATTCATCTTTTAGAAGTTGTAACCATCCATATAAACTAGAAATGGGGGTGCCTAATTGGTGAGCGGCTTCTTTCGCCATCCCCACCCATAAATTAGATTGTTCGGAACGAGTGATGCTTCGGTATGTGGTATAACCTATACCAAGGAGCAGGCCTAACAGTAATATTTGTATATAAGGGAAGTAGCGAAGCATTTGTACGGTTGGGCTTTCCCCATAATAAACAAACTGAGTAATTTGTCTTTTTTCATCTCCATATACGAAATTGATGGGGTTATTCAGGCTTTTAAGCTCACGCACAAGCTCACGCCGGTTTTCAGGGGTTGCCAGTCGTACTGAATCAATGTTCCTTTGGGCAAGGATGACATCACTGGAGTCAATAAGAATAGTTGGGATACGAAACCGATCCTGCAGTATGATTTCTTCACTGACAAAATCATTAGAGCTCCGCGTAGCATCTGCTTCTTCGATCAATGCAATAACACTGTCCGGCACCTCTTTAATGCCCTCAAGTATATCAATGGCTTTCAGCAACATTGTGGTTGCCTGTTCATTTACCGGCTGGCTGTTAAACTCTATAGCGCGAGTCCAAAGTTCTACACTTGCCCGCTCTTGCTCCAATATTTTTGAAACCAAATATTGATTATAAACCACCGATCCAATTCCCAAAAAAATGAGCAAAAAGACCAGGATAAGCTTAATCTTATTTGAGGGGACGAAAAGTTTCATAAGTAAAGGGTAATCCTTTTAGCCAAAAATAAAAAGGAAACAGCATAAAAAAGCCTCCCTGATGAATTAACAAAAAGGGAGGCTATAATTAGTTTAGCTTAAGCAGATGC is from Gracilimonas sp. and encodes:
- a CDS encoding ABC transporter ATP-binding protein — encoded protein: MIEIKNLTKSFGELLVWKDVSFDIHDGETTAVIGKSGCGKSVLLKHLNALLYPDEGEVLIDGKCVFELSYSELRKVRQRFGILFQGGALFDSISTFENVAFPLRYFTEQGEEEITHNVNEALEMVNLKEAGDKSTSELSGGMRKRVGLARAIILKPDYLLYDEPTSGLDPKTSEEINELIMTMADNLDITSIVITHDMHSVLAISDKVAFLDDQKLSWVGKTDDMKHSDNQNLLEFITASEYQINS
- a CDS encoding MlaD family protein, translating into MAKVSNELKIGLTILVATIVAFVGYNIMKDIPLFRSSTVVYTKFDQVYGLIPGNVVNVKGFKIGTVKEMDLLASDSTLVTLNIEEGYRIPKGSIAVLKSSGVLGGKFIEIEKSDSEEMVPNQGAIKGVFEQGMMDTFAEEGEKISNDISASIRGVEQLVGSLNETLNEENKENISGIVRNLESTTGSLNELIQKRQSDLDQMILDAKSTLENLNDLSAENKEQLTSLINNLEATSAELETLSRGLNETNLTLSEVLTKINDGEGTLGKMVNDSSLYNNIDSLSVNLNKLIKNINNDPGKYLKHMRLIEVF
- a CDS encoding CPBP family intramembrane glutamic endopeptidase → MTNHVKKYFENTNTLLYSFLVSLPLFLLYELLIIISQPSGEAIVRISVDVWIKTLFAYLGVNAVSFSLLLVAIIGLFILYKERHRLKELQFTYFPVLILEATVYAIVVAIISQSMVSFILNMAASDPINSLSMAQKIALSLGAGLYEELFFRVILVTLFILAFSKLLGKKWAGITAAVVLSALLFSAVHYIGSMGDAFTLGSFLYRFLFGIILNGIYVWRGFGVAAWTHAIYDIMVIVFLS
- the aroC gene encoding chorismate synthase; amino-acid sequence: MIRYITAGESHGPGLTGIVEGVPAGLPLTEEDIAVHLVRRQQGYGRGGRMAFEKDFATISSGLRFGKTMGGPIAMNMPNRAFEKDDAGWPTVMNKEIEAEGIEKITLPRPGHADLVGAQKYNFDDIRPVIERSSARETAMRVACCSIARKFLKHFGIQIGGHVLRIGSVGFDSWEKVRALTDPLAEQGAEKIYQAADESDVRCLDEKLSAEMREEIKKRRKEGSSLGGIYEIVITGLPVGLGSYVHWDRKLDGMLAQAIMSTQAMKGVEIGLGFESGHKPGHEVHDEITHEKNKFSRRTNRMGGIEGGMSTGMPIIIRGVMKPIPTMLNPLRTVDMQTKEETETRYERSDVCALPRAVVVAESVVAPIIANAFLEKFGGDSIQEIEANFKTNTQ
- a CDS encoding tetratricopeptide repeat protein, whose protein sequence is MSSRISTLAKAVKEHPEDSFYKFTLALEMLKISQPEKARVLFESIRQDDPEYVGVYYHLAKLYIELGENKKALGSYKEGIKMAENQNDQHTKSELSAALLNLEIEMAD
- a CDS encoding ABC transporter permease, with translation MITNLPGAAGLKQFGNYALLLYQALRSSTEFSTYRKNLFQEFVKVGYESIPIIFLTGIFTGAVLTLQTAYQLDTDIYPSTIIGSIVAQSIVIELAAVISALVLSGKVGARISTELGTMRVSEQIDALESMGFNSVSFLVVPRILAGLLMFPILYTTAAVFGIIGGVSAGALDGILPAAEFMEGARAFFFESDIIFGYIKSIVFGFVITSIACYKGYYAFGGAEGVGNATTQATVLSCIFVLLADFALAAILL
- a CDS encoding LysM peptidoglycan-binding domain-containing protein, producing MNKIFSFLKKLAPVAIIMFFLLSTNIMGQEKATYLVKQGDTLYGISKKLDVTIAELKQWNNISGNEIELGQELIYYLRDESVRNEELPEEPSNPLVTNSSGNQNVIYVVKSGDTLFRIARTHNMSLEELKSLNNLTDNNIRIGQELAVKKLNEAPPSVARFSEESSPQGVFSVYEVKRGDSFAELLTRFKMTEDEFKKLNPELNSGRLPTGQDVTVLLPPSRNYENPYLQKANLQDLGEVRVNRYDDSEFGETTTNGELYDPEALTAAHSNIALGSIIFVENVQTGNGVYVRINDRITGAGLKLSHRAFSTLRLNQATQPAVTIYTEVND